A portion of the Cryptomeria japonica chromosome 5, Sugi_1.0, whole genome shotgun sequence genome contains these proteins:
- the LOC131875772 gene encoding receptor-like protein 36: MRTCSATGTESADLRRQGGNIPAWIANYSSLQVLVLRSNSLTGNLPPRIGGMTKLRVLDLSSNLLFGEIPNTYLNFSAMLDVNETMSVLGEDRVRRPIIVKGNSRSEYISYGALRDSPRLRVVRDEDSKYYIEGLDIITKGSELYYSRVFSGMTCIDLANNGLWGHLPMKIGNLKGLMFLNLSRNSFNGDIPGSMGSLSRLESLDLSLNNFSGKIPFQLGSLDYLGYLNLSYNNLSGVIPLQGPHMITFGKTVFSGNPNLRGCPLESWKCSPPRSPHSPPTIAVNVEANQGFSWYLLSIGWSIAAGFCAVVLALIFKVNWRKKIFDQMDRVIAFLLGESTNRRCSS, encoded by the exons ATGAGGACGTGCTCTGCGACGGGTACGGAATCTGCAGACCTGCGCAGGCAGGGGG GAAACATTCCAGCTTGGATTGCCAACTATTCAAGTCTACAAGTTCTTGTGCTGAGATCAAACAGCTTGACAGGCAATCTACCTCCACGGATCGGCGGAATGACCAAGCTTCGAGTCCTCGACctttcttctaatcttttgttcGGTGAAATCCCAAATACCTACTTAAATTTCTCCGCCATGCTCGATGTAAACGAAACTATGTCCGTCCTTGGAGAAGACCGTGTGCGTCGCCCCATTATTGTTAAAGGAAATTCAAGATCAGAATATATATCTTATGGCGCTCTTAGAGATAGCCCAAGGCTTCGAGTTGTAAGAGACGAAGACAGCAAATACTATATAGAGGGCTTGGATATAATCACAAAAGGATCAGAATTGTATTACAGTCGCGTCTTTTCAGGCATGACATGCATCGATTTGGCAAACAACGGATTATGGGGTCATCTTCCAATGAAAATTGGAAATCTTAAAGGTTTGATGTTTCTAAATCTTTCTAGGAACAGCTTCAATGGGGACATTCCAGGTAGCATGGGCAGTCTCAGTCGGTTGGAATCGCTGGACCTTTCTTTgaacaatttttcaggaaaaattCCATTCCAGCTTGGTTCTTTGGATTATTTGGGATATTTAAATCTTTCTTACAACAATCTGTCAGGGGTGATACCACTGCAAGGTCCTCACATGATAACATTTGGTAAAACAGTATTCTCAGGAAATCCAAATCTGCGCGGATGCCCTCTTGAAAGCTGGAAGTGTTCTCCCCCTCGTTCACCGCACTCTCCTCCTACCATTGCTGTCAATGTAGAGGCAAACCAAGGATTTTCATGGTACCTGCTGAGTATTGGATGGTCAATTGCAGCAGGATTTTGTGCCGTGGTGTTGGCACTCATTTTTAAAGTGAATTGGAGAAAGAAGATCTTTGATCAGATGGACAGAGTTATAGCATTTCTGTTGGGGGAGAGTACTAATCGGAGGTGCTCAAGTTAG
- the LOC131077117 gene encoding LRR receptor-like serine/threonine-protein kinase ERL2: MAVRTNNLSMFTSLSVLYCSFFSIILFLSVHACSPTESRALLSLKAAFLDTHGMLKSWEGDDCCVWLGVHCDEMELGGHVTELNLGNFRLLSKHIPPQLGNLSSLRYLDLHKNLLQGPIPSSLGLLTNLTYIDLSKNMISGPIPPSLGNLLSLIVLDLHDNQLEGSIPFSLGKISTLKSLSLSHNKMSGGLPLSFAQSSSLLSLDLKNNRLNGSIPSLLTLPSSLQTFSLSNNNMTGTVSDEVLLRNSSSLQILDLSHSGLNIHIDSTPWIPPFQLQILNFRSCKIGSPIPSWISTQFKLENLDLSDANLVEDLPPWLWNFSSELMSLNLSNNHLEGPLTITSIPVPLLVLDLSVNELSGPFLLDIHMRQLCQLQVLLLAHNKIKGPIPVSLETIASPIAFLDLSNNQLRGNIPVALGNLQYLSVLNLKNNSLNGEIPASLGKLSALVMLNLARNDLEEVTWLSVLLTVRTVICVSYGYVYPWASGRLPRGGRGPPVFVLVACCGPLQVGRGGGGAGGRPRRRAVVAAGDERQMQWLPGGRKPEPGWAEAAGVRSDAAGEVPADAEPKAAAGAEDLQKAGRCRSRDAGGAADGLSAAVFVQLHGTRLWSPAGRYSEDVRGSDRHDRR, from the exons ATGGCGGTTCGCACGAATAATTTATCAATGTTCACATCCCTCTCTGTCCTGTACTGTTCTTTCTTTTCTATAATTTTATTTTTGTCTGTCCATGCATGTTCTCCCACTGAATCCAGAGCGCTTCTCAGCCTTAAGGCCGCTTTCCTTGATACTCATGGAATGCTAAAGTCATGGGAGGGAGATGACTGTTGTGTATGGCTAGGTGTCCACTGCGATGAAATGGAATTGGGTGGACATGTTACTGAGCTGAATCTCGGTAACTTTAGACTTCTATCAAAACATATTCCTCCTCAACTTGGAAATTTGTCTTCCTTGCGTTATTTAGACCTTCACAAGAACCTATTACAAGGCCCCATCCCCTCTAGCTTGGGTTTACTCACCAATCTTACTTACATAGATCTTAGCAAGAACATGATTAGTGGTCCAATCCCTCCGTCTCTAGGCAATCTCCTGTCCCTTATCGTCTTAGATTTACATGACAATCAATTGGAAGGCAGTATCCCATTTAGTTTAGGCAAAATTAGCACACTCAAAAGCTTATCCCTTTCCCACAACAAGATGAGCGGAGGCCTTCCTTTGTCATTTGCACAATCATCTTCCCTCCTCAGTCTTGATCTGAAAAACAACCGATTGAATGGAAGTATTCCTTCCTTGCTCACATTACCATCTTCTCTGCAAACTTTTTCTCTCTCCAACAACAACATGACAGGAACAGTTTCAGATGAAGTTCTCCTCCGCAATAGCTCAAGCTTGCAGATATTGGACTTATCTCACAGTGGATTGAATATCCACATTGACTCCACGCCTTGGATTCCGCCTTTTCagcttcaaatcttgaatttcagaAGTTGTAAAATTGGAAGTCCAATTCCAAGCTGGATTTCAACTCAATTTAAACTTGAAAATCTGGACCTATCGGACGCCAATCTTGTGGAAGATCTTCCACCTTGGCTATGGAATTTCTCATCGGAATTGATGAGTTTGAACCTGTCAAACAATCATTTGGAGGGTCCTCTCACTATTACTTCAATCCCAGTTCCACTGCTGGTGTTGGATCTGTCTGTAAATGAACTGAGTGGCCCTTTCTTGCTAGATATTCATATGCGTCAACTATGTCAATTGCAGGTTCTTTTACTTGCACACAACAAAATCAAAGGACCAATTCCAGTTTCATTAGAGACTATTGCATCTCCTATAGCTTTTCTAGATTTGTCAAATAATCAACTAAGAGGCAATATCCCCGTTGCTTTGGGTAATTTGCAGTATCTTAGCGTGCTGAATTTAAAGAACAACAGTTTAAATGGAGAGATCCCTGCTAGTCTGGGCAAGCTGTCAGCACTTGTAATGCTCAACCTGGCACGTAATGATTTGGAGG AGGTGACGTGGTTGTCCGTACTGCTGACTGTGCGTACGGTGATCTGCGTGTCGTACGGATATGTTTATCCATGGGCCAGTGGCCgcttgccacgtggcgggcgtggtCCACCTGTCTTTGTCCTCGTGGCTTGCTGTGGGCCCCTGCAGGTGGGCCGAGGAGGAGGCGGCGCGGGAGGGAGACCCAGGAGGCGGGCGGTCGTCGCTGCTGGTGACGAGCGCCAGATGCAGTGGTTGCCGGGCGGAAGGAAGCCGGAGCCGGGGTGGGCGGAGGCGGCCGGAGTCCGAAGCGACGCTGCGGGGGAGGTGCCAGCGGACGCGGAGCCAAAGGCCGCTGCGGGAGCGGAGGACCTGCAGAAAGCTGGGCGCTGCCGGAGCAGGGACGCGGGTGGCGCGGCTGACGGACTCTCTGCGGCGGTGTTCGTGCAGCTGCACGGGACGAGGTTGTGGAGTCCGGCAGGAAGGTACAGCGAGGACGTCAGAGGAAGTGACAGGCACGACAGACGATGA